A genomic segment from Hypomesus transpacificus isolate Combined female chromosome 13, fHypTra1, whole genome shotgun sequence encodes:
- the kcnj2a gene encoding inward rectifier potassium channel 2a: MGSVRADRYSIVSSEEDGMKLATMAVPNGYGNGKGKVHTRRQIQSRFVKKDGHCNVHFINVSEKGQRYLADLFTTCVDIRWRWMFVIFCLAFLLSWLFFGCVFWLVAIFHGDLENSSQKCVSNVSSFTAAFLFSIETQTTIGYGYRYVTDECPVAVFMVVFQSIVGCIIDAFIIGAVMAKMAKPKKRNETLVFSHNATVAMRDNKLCLMWRVGNLRKSHLVEAHVRAQLLKSRTTAEGEFIPLDQMDIDVGFDSGVDRIFLVSPITIVHEIDEDSPFYDMSKQELETSEFEIVVILEGMVEATAMTTQCRSSYLASEILWGHRFEPVLFEEKNYYKVDYSRFHTTYEVPSTPLCCARDLAEKKYILSNSNSFCYENEVALASKEDTDEGNGGSVGPDGTQTDNVSDTDHSQATVPLESRPLRRESEI; encoded by the coding sequence ATGGGAAGTGTGCGCGCTGACCGCTACAGCATTGTATCATCCGAGGAGGACGGAATGAAGTTAGCCACCATGGCGGTACCCAACGGCTACGGGAACGGCAAGGGCAAGGTGCACACGCGGCGCCAGATTCAGAGCCGGTTTGTCAAGAAGGATGGTCACTGCAATGTGCATTTCATCAACGTGAGCGAGAAAGGCCAGCGCTATTTGGCCGACCTCTTCACCACCTGCGTGGACATCCGTTGGCGGTGGATGTTTGTTATTTTCTGCCTGGCCTTCCTCCTGTCGTGGCTGTTTTTCGGCTGCGTCTTCTGGTTGGTCGCCATCTTTCACGGGGATTTAGAAAACAGCAGCCAGAAGTGTGTCTCCAACGTCAGTAGCTTCACCGCGGCTTTTCTCTTCTCCATCGAGACGCAAACGACAATCGGCTACGGCTACCGATACGTGACGGACGAGTGCCCAGTCGCCGTCTTCATGGTGGTCTTCCAGAGCATCGTGGGCTGCATCATCGACGCCTTCATCATCGGCGCCGTCATGGCCAAGATGGCCAAGCCCAAGAAGAGGAACGAGACACTGGTGTTTAGCCACAACGCCACGGTGGCCATGAGAGACAACAAGCTGTGCTTGATGTGGCGCGTGGGGAACCTGAGGAAGAGCCACCTGGTGGAGGCCCACGTCAGGGCTCAGCTCCTCAAGTCCCGCACCACGGCGGAGGGGGAGTTCATCCCCCTGGACCAGATGGACATCGACGTGGGCTTCGACAGCGGGGTCGACCGCATCTTCCTGGTGTCGCCCATCACCATCGTCCACGAGATCGACGAGGACAGTCCCTTCTATGACATGAGCAAGCAGGAGCTGGAGACCTCAGAGTTTGAGATTGTGGTCATCCTGGAGGGCATGGTGGAGGCCACGGCCATGACCACCCAGTGCCGCAGCTCCTACCTGGCCTCTGAGATCCTCTGGGGCCACCGCTTTGAGCCTGTGCTCTTCGAGGAGAAGAACTACTACAAGGTGGACTACTCTCGCTTTCATACGACATATGAGGTGCCGAGCACCCCGCTGTGCTGTGCCAGAGACCTCGCGGAGAAAAAATACATCCTATCCAACTCTAACTCCTTCTGCTACGAGAACGAGGTGGCGCTCGCGAGCAAGGAGGACACAGACGAGGGGAACGGGGGGAGTGTGGGCCCGGACGGAACTCAGACGGACAATGTTTCAGACACTGACCACAGCCAGGCCACGGTGCCGCTAGAGTCGCGTCCTCTGAGGCGAGAATCTGAGATATGA
- the kcnj16 gene encoding inward rectifier potassium channel 16 yields the protein MSKQYSSVSPTDNAVLSVITEPEYKPKKRRYVRKDGSCHILFRHVPEEWLLYVTDIFTTLVEIRWRVMFLTFALSYILSWLFFGILYWIIALANGDIKDPTNDPCVYEVRSFTAAFLFSLETQTTIGYGFRGMSENCMVAIILVTVQDVISCFIDTFVIGIAVAKMASARKRAQTVGFSNTAVINLRDGFLCLCWRIGDFRRHHVVEGTARAQIIRTTMHTTGKVDMTYKDLKINQSEVILTTPTTVFHRIEAGSPLYSMGLEDLRKDDFELVMSFTYTDDSSGILHQTRTSYMPEEIYWGQLFQDMLLVNRKYYKVDYSMFHHTAKVLVPEVSAEEFDRKKLIKPSPRGTPLHTPRHSPRPSPRPSPRPSPRPSPRPSPRPSPRPSPLPSRSNFQDQHLKPPTVTVELVNGNVTEAEIVSSRTTANEKQQPHDTLSPTITFTEDSL from the coding sequence ATGAGCAAACAGTATTCGTCTGTGAGTCCCACAGACAACGCGGTCCTGAGCGTGATCACGGAACCAGAATACAAGCCCAAGAAACGACGCTACGTACGCAAAGACGGCAGCTGCCACATCCTCTTCCGACACGTCCCGGAGGAGTGGCTTCTCTACGTGACGGACATCTTCACCACCTTGGTGGAGATCCGATGGAGAGTCATGTTTCTCACCTTCGCCCTCTCCTACATCCTGTCCTGGCTCTTCTTTGGCATCTTGTACTGGATCATAGCGTTGGCCAATGGGGATATAAAAGACCCCACAAATGACCCTTGTGTGTATGAGGTGCGCAGCTTCACTGCCGCCTTCCTGTTCTCTCTAGAGACCCAGACCACCATTGGCTACGGGTTCAGAGGCATGTCGGAGAACTGCATGGTGGCCATTATCCTTGTCACTGTGCAAGATGTCATCAGCTGCTTCATCGACACCTTCGTCATCGGCATCGCCGTCGCCAAGATGGCGTCTGCCCGGAAGAGGGCCCAGACGGTGGGTTTCAGCAACACCGCTGTCATCAACCTCCGGGACGGCTTCCTGTGTCTCTGCTGGCGAATCGGAGACTTCCGCAGGCACCACGTGGTAGAGGGGACGGCCCGCGCTCAGATCATCCGTACCACCATGCACACCACAGGGAAGGTCGACATGACCTATAAAGACCTGAAGATCAATCAGAGTGAAGTCATTCTGACCACGCCCACCACTGTCTTTCACAGGATAGAGGCCGGAAGCCCTTTATACAGTATGGGTCTGGAGGACCTTCGAAAGGATGATTTTGAACTGGTCATGTCCTTCACTTACACGGACGACTCCTCTGGCATCCTGCATCAGACCCGCACCTCCTACATGCCTGAAGAAATCTACTGGGGCCAGCTGTTCCAAGACATGCTCCTGGTCAACAGGAAGTACTACAAGGTGGATTACTCCATGTTCCACCACACTGCTAAGGTCCTGGTGCCGGAGGTCAGCGCTGAGGAGTTTGACCGCAAGAAACTGATAAAGCCTTCTCCGCGGGGTACTCCACTACACACCCCACGACATTCACCCAGACCTTCACCCAGGCCCTCCCCTAGACCTTCACCCAGGCCCTCACCCAGACCTTCACCCAGGCCCTCACCTAGACCTTCACCACTGCCCTCCCGGTCAAACTTCCAGGATCAGCATTTGAAACCCCCCACGGTGACGGTGGAACTTGTGAACGGCAATGTCACTGAAGCTGAGATAGTTTCTTCCAGGACAACAGCTAATGAGAAGCAACAGCCCCACGACACACTGTCCCCAACTATTACCTTTACTGAAGACAGTTTGTAG